Genomic DNA from Panthera leo isolate Ple1 chromosome A1, P.leo_Ple1_pat1.1, whole genome shotgun sequence:
AACTTATCTTAATCTTTTACCATGAGGAGAAGTGTATGACTTCGGTTGCATGGGAACCAGGGaagttttactcttctttttatgtttggaATGCTCCTTTTTAGGCTACTTATAAATGaagcatatgtatatgtatgccaTAAGCAGAAATTGAACCCATGCTTTGAGACTTTGCTATCTCTGGTAATGGCTGATGTAGGGCTTCCCTGAGAAAACATGAgaaagttaataaacattaaaatttgaaaatctgtattttttcaattttagaatgCCTTATTATATTATAGGGCTTCAATCATTAGAGTACTCTCACTGTTGAGGCCCAAATTTCAGAacaaaaatactatgaaaatgtaggaaagtaggaaaaatgtaatttttaattaatttacaaataaataataaatatatatttcaaaaccaGTGAAAACTGGCAAAGTAAGAGAATAATATATTGATAAATCACGAATTTCATAACCTGGATCCAATTTGGCTGCTTGCCAATTTCGGAAATTACTTTCACTATTGATGTCCCAGAAAATGTTTCTCCAACAATTTTCTCAAAGCCCCCTTGATTTCTTTATTCCTCACACTGTATATAAGGGGATTCAACACAGGTGTGAAAATGGTGTAAAAAGCGGACACCACCTTGTCATGGGCCACTGAATGGTAGGATTTGGGCCGCATGTAGATAAATATAATGGCACCATAGAAGAGCCCCACCACACCCAGGTGAGAAGAGCAGGTGGCAAAGGCTTTCTTTCGAGCTGCAGTGGACCTCATGTTCAGCACAGCAGCCAGGATGAGACTGTAGGAGGCCAAAATGAGAGATAGAGGGATCAAGAGCATCAGAATGCAACACACATACATGAATAACTCAAAAAATGTAGTGTCTGCACAGGCAAGGCGAACGAGTGAGGGTGCCTCACAGAAGAAGTGGTTGATTTCCCGAGAATGACAGTAAGAGAAGCTCATAGTCGTACCAGCTTGCATCAGCCCATCCACTCCTCCCAGAAGCCAGGAGCCTATGGTCATGTGCAAGCAGAGCTTCTGATTCATGAGGATGGGGTAATGCAGGGGGTGACATATGGCCACGTAGCGGTCATATGCCATGGCAGCTAAGAGGAAGCACTCGCCACCTCCCAGAGTCAGAAACAGGAATATCTGGGTCCCACAGCCAGCAGGAGAGATGGATCTGGTGTCCATTAAGTAGTTGGCTGCCATTTTGGGGACTATAGTGGAGACAAGCATCACATCCATGAGGGAGAGCTGGCTAAGCAAGAAGTACATGGGCATGTGCAGTTGGGGGTCCTTGCAAATGAGCATGAACAA
This window encodes:
- the LOC122199672 gene encoding olfactory receptor 2T33-like, yielding MKYANVTTEINFILLGLFNHTQTHLFLFSMVLMIFLTSVMGNALLFMLICKDPQLHMPMYFLLSQLSLMDVMLVSTIVPKMAANYLMDTRSISPAGCGTQIFLFLTLGGGECFLLAAMAYDRYVAICHPLHYPILMNQKLCLHMTIGSWLLGGVDGLMQAGTTMSFSYCHSREINHFFCEAPSLVRLACADTTFFELFMYVCCILMLLIPLSLILASYSLILAAVLNMRSTAARKKAFATCSSHLGVVGLFYGAIIFIYMRPKSYHSVAHDKVVSAFYTIFTPVLNPLIYSVRNKEIKGALRKLLEKHFLGHQ